The Rhodocytophaga rosea genome has a segment encoding these proteins:
- a CDS encoding PadR family transcriptional regulator — protein sequence MNSTELLKGTLTSIILRLLADHGKMYGYEITQKVKELSGNKILLKEGSLYPALHKLLVDGLLEVETVYVGKRVRKYYFLTGQGHAQKAAHFDELQAFLATIQQIVFPPLKA from the coding sequence ATGAACTCTACTGAACTTCTCAAAGGTACTTTAACTTCTATTATTCTCAGGCTCCTGGCTGATCATGGCAAGATGTATGGCTATGAAATTACTCAAAAGGTAAAAGAGTTATCGGGCAATAAAATCCTGTTAAAAGAAGGTTCTTTATATCCGGCTTTACATAAATTATTGGTCGATGGCCTGCTTGAGGTAGAGACTGTTTATGTAGGCAAGCGGGTCAGGAAATATTATTTTCTCACCGGGCAAGGTCATGCTCAAAAAGCCGCGCATTTTGATGAGTTGCAGGCGTTCTTAGCTACTATTCAACAGATTGTTTTTCCTCCCCTTAAAGCCTAA
- a CDS encoding serine hydrolase domain-containing protein, whose translation MKRSTCLLVGFLLTVHLSAQDNIETTLDSIFSKHTLAGSPGCSVGIVKNGKLLHIYRRGLANLSYDIAIREGTVFRVASIAKQFTAACIGLLIVDKKLSLQDDVRKYIPELPFYGNVITIQHLLNQTSGIRNYNVLQDIKGYNPELEGVSNKEVYELLFRQKGINHVPGEKMLYSNSNYVLLALVVERVSGNSLHEFAAERIFHPMGMNNTFFKTSNREIIKNGAYNYYKDAKGYKQAMALNIITGAGGLYSTVEDLAKWTTIFSSTDSLSKTLASFLTTKDTLSDGSFSGYGRGVFVDAYKGYPTIHHSGMDLGLKAQMISVPSENLSLIILSNLESINAIDLSYQILDLLLKGVLSTQTKGKIYIHKKTALQHFTGDYQEINSDLTIRILVENDTLKAKNRLSRLAVPLVASGKNEFERINNASVTHKFNTQEERKWDMAVDFAGATFYFEKVQLVEAASVKANEYVGEYYSAEMGVTYSLSAQDNELLVSFPYNPKIKLTAGQQDEFGSGNRTRYIFQRNKHGEVISFTIASEGTVKDILFEKVSSIKRSVNKKIE comes from the coding sequence ATGAAAAGAAGCACCTGCCTGTTAGTTGGCTTTTTGCTAACGGTTCACTTATCTGCACAAGACAATATAGAAACTACATTAGATTCTATCTTCTCCAAACATACCCTTGCAGGCAGTCCCGGATGTAGTGTAGGTATTGTTAAAAACGGAAAGCTGCTTCACATTTACAGGCGTGGCTTAGCCAATTTAAGCTATGATATTGCTATTAGAGAAGGAACCGTTTTCAGGGTGGCTTCTATAGCCAAACAGTTTACAGCTGCTTGTATAGGGTTACTGATTGTAGATAAGAAACTCAGCCTGCAGGATGATGTGCGAAAATATATTCCAGAGCTTCCCTTTTATGGAAACGTAATTACTATCCAACACCTTTTAAACCAAACCAGCGGTATCCGCAATTATAATGTACTTCAGGATATAAAAGGATATAATCCTGAATTGGAAGGGGTAAGCAATAAAGAGGTGTATGAATTGCTTTTCCGGCAGAAAGGGATTAATCATGTGCCCGGAGAAAAAATGCTTTACTCTAATTCTAACTATGTGCTATTAGCCTTAGTAGTAGAACGGGTTTCTGGAAATAGCCTCCATGAGTTTGCTGCAGAGCGTATCTTCCATCCTATGGGAATGAATAATACTTTTTTTAAAACCTCCAATAGGGAAATTATAAAAAACGGGGCATACAATTACTATAAGGATGCCAAAGGCTACAAACAGGCGATGGCTTTAAACATAATTACCGGGGCTGGTGGACTTTACTCTACAGTAGAGGACTTAGCCAAATGGACTACCATCTTTTCTTCCACGGATTCCCTCTCCAAAACGCTGGCAAGCTTTCTGACAACAAAAGATACATTGAGTGATGGTAGCTTTTCAGGGTATGGGAGAGGGGTGTTTGTCGATGCGTACAAAGGGTATCCTACAATCCATCATTCAGGGATGGATCTGGGACTCAAAGCTCAGATGATTAGTGTTCCTTCAGAAAATCTTTCCCTGATTATACTTTCAAACCTGGAAAGTATTAATGCCATAGATTTATCCTATCAGATTCTGGATTTGCTGCTCAAAGGAGTACTGAGTACCCAAACAAAGGGAAAGATTTATATCCATAAGAAAACAGCACTACAACATTTTACAGGGGATTACCAGGAAATAAACTCTGACTTAACCATACGCATATTGGTGGAGAATGACACTTTGAAAGCGAAAAACAGGCTTTCAAGGCTCGCGGTTCCTTTAGTGGCAAGTGGCAAAAATGAATTTGAGCGGATAAATAATGCAAGTGTTACCCATAAGTTTAATACTCAGGAGGAGAGAAAATGGGATATGGCTGTAGATTTTGCAGGAGCCACTTTCTATTTTGAAAAGGTGCAATTGGTTGAGGCAGCTTCAGTAAAGGCAAATGAGTATGTGGGCGAATACTATTCAGCAGAGATGGGAGTTACCTACTCATTATCAGCTCAAGATAATGAACTCCTTGTTTCTTTTCCCTACAATCCAAAAATCAAGTTGACTGCCGGTCAACAAGATGAGTTTGGTTCAGGAAACAGAACACGCTACATATTCCAAAGAAACAAACATGGGGAGGTGATTAGTTTTACAATCGCTTCTGAAGGAACAGTCAAAGACATTTTATTTGAAAAGGTAAGCAGTATTAAGAGAAGCGTCAACAAGAAAATCGAGTAA